The proteins below are encoded in one region of Argonema galeatum A003/A1:
- a CDS encoding HU family DNA-binding protein — protein MNKGELVDVVADKASVTKKQADAVLTAALEAIVEAVSSGDKVTLVGFGSFEPRERKAREGRNPKTGDKMEIPATKVPAFSPGKLFKEKVAPQ, from the coding sequence ATGAACAAGGGCGAATTAGTCGATGTCGTAGCTGACAAAGCTAGTGTGACTAAAAAACAGGCGGATGCTGTCCTCACAGCTGCCCTAGAAGCAATTGTGGAAGCGGTTTCTTCTGGTGACAAAGTAACGCTGGTGGGCTTTGGCTCTTTTGAGCCTCGCGAACGCAAAGCCCGTGAAGGCCGAAATCCCAAAACTGGGGATAAGATGGAAATCCCAGCGACTAAGGTGCCTGCCTTTTCTCCGGGCAAGCTGTTCAAGGAAAAGGTCGCGCCCCAATAG
- the cobD gene encoding threonine-phosphate decarboxylase CobD, with protein sequence MHRPLHGGNLAWAAALAGCSPGAILDFSASINPLGPPKSALAAIQAHLSYLVAYPDPDYQQLRASLSELHNLPSDWILPGNGSAELLTWACWDLSKLQRTYLVTPAFGDYLRALKAFGTNVVKCPLGTLDWGLESGIWDKQMDSGLQSGLLLNNPHNPTGQLFFRETILPLLEQFALVVVDEAFMDFLRPSSQQSLISVVQEYPNLVILRSLTKFYSLPGLRLGYAVAHPDRLRRWQQLRDPWPVNILAAAAAEAVIKDTVFGQQTWDWLEEARARLFEGLAQIPGLHPYPSAANFLLVQSEQPSTAVQESLLKKEQILIRDCLSFPELGSSYFRVAVRSVADNQRLIDGLAEILRTEEGKNFRF encoded by the coding sequence TTGCATCGACCGCTGCATGGGGGGAATTTAGCTTGGGCAGCTGCACTGGCAGGCTGTTCCCCTGGTGCTATCCTTGATTTTTCGGCCAGCATCAACCCGTTGGGGCCACCAAAATCGGCTCTAGCAGCGATTCAAGCGCACTTGAGCTACCTAGTAGCCTATCCAGACCCCGATTATCAGCAACTGCGGGCGTCCCTGTCTGAACTGCACAATCTACCTTCTGACTGGATTCTGCCCGGTAACGGCTCTGCCGAACTGCTGACTTGGGCGTGTTGGGATCTGTCCAAACTCCAGAGGACTTATCTGGTGACGCCTGCTTTTGGCGACTATTTGCGGGCTTTGAAGGCATTCGGCACAAATGTGGTGAAGTGTCCTTTGGGGACTCTTGACTGGGGACTGGAGAGTGGGATCTGGGACAAACAGATGGACTCAGGACTTCAGAGTGGTTTGCTGCTGAATAACCCTCACAATCCGACGGGTCAGCTGTTTTTCAGGGAGACGATTCTGCCACTACTGGAGCAATTTGCTCTGGTGGTGGTGGATGAAGCTTTTATGGATTTTCTGCGGCCCTCCAGCCAGCAGAGTCTGATATCAGTGGTGCAGGAATATCCTAATTTGGTGATTCTGCGAAGTCTCACTAAATTCTATAGCTTGCCGGGTCTGCGGCTGGGTTATGCTGTAGCTCATCCCGATCGACTGCGACGCTGGCAGCAGCTGCGCGACCCTTGGCCGGTCAATATTTTGGCCGCTGCAGCCGCTGAAGCTGTCATCAAGGATACTGTTTTTGGGCAGCAAACGTGGGATTGGCTGGAGGAGGCAAGAGCCCGCCTGTTTGAAGGTTTAGCTCAAATACCGGGCTTGCATCCCTACCCCAGTGCTGCCAATTTCTTGCTGGTGCAGTCGGAACAACCCAGTACAGCGGTGCAGGAAAGTTTACTCAAAAAAGAGCAGATACTGATCCGCGACTGCCTCAGCTTTCCTGAATTGGGCTCTAGCTACTTCCGGGTTGCCGTTCGCTCTGTGGCAGATAACCAACGCCTCATTGATGGGTTGGCAGAAATCCTCCGCACGGAAGAAGGGAAGAATTTCAGATTTTAG
- a CDS encoding dihydrolipoyl dehydrogenase family protein yields MLDYDVVAIGGSPAGLYTAIAATYLKARVALVASPLLGSTWSESGSKCNKALIQVGRVAHQMREASSFGVYWEPESESARLGVGVRFADALKWAKGVVSALDEQHSPAVLASLGVDVIFGEGEFCRKPHFAFVVNGQILRSRAYLIATGSRPVIPDIDGLQSTGYLTPDTIWQQPNVNIPKSLIFIGGDPVGIELAQTFARLGFRVTVVVKSSHILTKEDSEAALLVQAQLEAEGVRVLTGHQVTQVKWLDDKKWVQAGDRALEADEIVVAVGQQPNVDSLNLEGVGVKCDRHGIGVNQKLQTTNSRIYACGDVLGGYRFAHVAHYEARIALKNMLFFPFFKVDYRYMPWAIFSDPELARVGMTQEQARRRYGDDVLVLRRYFKGVDKAQMCGETTGFCKILVLRSGEILGAHLVGPQASELIHAIALAMQQRLKFQTLSQLPTIFPTLSDIYSQTASDGHQQSLSQHPTRQNWLESFFNLRRSWS; encoded by the coding sequence ATGCTTGACTACGATGTAGTCGCGATCGGGGGCAGTCCGGCTGGACTTTATACTGCGATCGCGGCAACTTACCTAAAAGCCCGCGTTGCCTTGGTAGCATCCCCGCTGCTGGGTTCAACTTGGTCAGAATCTGGCTCTAAATGCAACAAAGCTCTCATTCAGGTGGGACGGGTTGCCCATCAGATGCGCGAAGCGTCATCTTTTGGGGTTTATTGGGAACCAGAGTCAGAATCTGCACGGCTAGGCGTGGGAGTGCGATTTGCCGACGCTCTGAAGTGGGCTAAAGGGGTAGTCTCTGCCCTCGACGAACAGCATTCTCCAGCTGTTCTCGCTTCTCTGGGTGTGGATGTAATTTTTGGTGAAGGGGAATTCTGCCGAAAACCACACTTTGCTTTTGTTGTCAACGGGCAAATCCTGCGATCGCGTGCTTACCTGATCGCTACTGGATCTCGTCCTGTAATTCCAGACATTGATGGATTGCAAAGTACTGGTTATCTCACTCCCGATACTATCTGGCAGCAGCCAAATGTCAACATCCCCAAAAGCTTGATTTTCATCGGCGGCGACCCTGTAGGTATAGAATTGGCTCAGACTTTTGCGCGGTTGGGTTTCCGCGTCACTGTTGTGGTGAAGAGTTCCCATATCTTGACTAAAGAAGATTCGGAGGCGGCGCTTCTTGTTCAAGCGCAATTGGAAGCTGAGGGCGTCCGGGTTTTGACGGGGCATCAAGTTACCCAAGTAAAGTGGCTTGATGACAAAAAGTGGGTTCAAGCTGGAGATCGGGCGCTTGAAGCTGATGAAATTGTAGTTGCTGTCGGTCAGCAGCCTAATGTTGATTCTTTAAATTTGGAGGGGGTGGGGGTGAAGTGCGATCGCCACGGCATTGGCGTTAATCAAAAATTGCAAACAACTAATTCCCGGATTTATGCCTGCGGCGATGTTTTAGGTGGCTATCGATTTGCCCACGTGGCACATTACGAAGCCCGCATCGCCCTGAAAAATATGTTGTTTTTCCCGTTTTTCAAGGTTGATTACCGCTATATGCCTTGGGCTATCTTTTCCGATCCGGAACTGGCACGGGTGGGTATGACCCAAGAACAAGCTAGACGCCGTTATGGGGATGATGTGTTAGTTTTGCGCCGCTATTTCAAGGGGGTGGACAAGGCTCAGATGTGCGGGGAAACTACAGGTTTTTGTAAAATCTTAGTTCTTCGCAGTGGTGAAATTCTCGGTGCCCACTTGGTTGGGCCACAAGCTAGCGAGTTGATCCACGCGATCGCTCTAGCTATGCAGCAACGTCTGAAATTTCAAACACTGAGTCAACTACCTACAATATTTCCCACTTTGTCTGATATTTACTCGCAAACAGCAAGCGACGGTCATCAGCAAAGCCTCTCTCAACATCCCACTAGGCAAAATTGGTTAGAAAGTTTCTTCAATCTGCGTCGTTCGTGGTCTTAA
- a CDS encoding zinc ribbon domain-containing protein translates to MFSFIKKIGNKLIHKSTYIHHEPINKVSLVILILIDIFVLVNVFSGLNSISQWPLSPSEEFPCFLAYENYQTADKKGTTVFNVTTIENLIEQNKSYPSPAVDNSNRLGQSSNLCTNYTRLSKAINTPENVQLKASIDKQRSEIYSLNQDIQTLQSQYNSTLLEKIAGQASEKSINKVNADRVKSEIERNKKQIANKEKEITDRQTKLIQHPASDTYLKLLNNTSEYQAIKRDYESAEFWYPNKQLLLQTLFLLPLILIAYLWHSAAIRKNIGLQALLSWHLLLIFCIPLLIKFFEFLQFGNLVGIVIDLIIKLFGGLVFIASYALILIIPLLGLGLIKILQRWVLNPRLQAKKRIQKVRCINCNFQLRMSDEFCPSCSFNQYIDCSNCHHKTYKFTNFCSSCGHKIE, encoded by the coding sequence ATGTTCTCATTCATTAAAAAGATCGGCAATAAGTTGATTCACAAGTCAACTTATATTCATCATGAACCGATCAACAAAGTCAGCCTAGTTATTCTCATATTAATTGATATTTTTGTACTGGTTAATGTTTTTAGTGGTTTAAATAGTATTTCCCAATGGCCACTCAGTCCATCCGAAGAATTTCCGTGCTTTTTGGCATATGAAAATTACCAAACAGCCGACAAGAAAGGAACTACTGTATTTAATGTCACCACTATTGAAAATCTAATTGAGCAAAATAAATCATATCCATCTCCTGCTGTTGACAATTCCAATAGATTGGGTCAGAGTTCAAATCTATGTACAAATTACACGCGCTTATCCAAAGCGATAAACACTCCTGAAAATGTCCAACTGAAAGCGAGTATCGATAAACAAAGAAGCGAAATTTATTCTCTCAACCAAGACATTCAAACGCTGCAAAGTCAGTATAATTCTACATTACTGGAAAAAATTGCGGGTCAAGCTTCTGAAAAATCAATCAATAAAGTTAATGCCGATCGGGTAAAATCAGAAATTGAACGCAATAAGAAGCAAATCGCCAATAAGGAAAAGGAAATTACCGATCGCCAAACCAAATTAATTCAACATCCTGCTTCGGACACTTATCTTAAGCTTCTCAATAATACTTCAGAATATCAAGCAATCAAAAGAGATTATGAATCAGCAGAGTTTTGGTATCCCAATAAACAACTACTATTACAAACCCTATTTCTATTACCGTTAATCCTCATAGCTTATCTTTGGCATTCAGCAGCAATTAGAAAAAATATAGGGTTACAAGCTCTACTTAGTTGGCATCTACTTCTCATATTCTGCATTCCTTTGCTGATTAAGTTTTTTGAGTTTCTTCAGTTTGGTAATCTTGTCGGTATAGTGATTGACTTGATTATCAAACTGTTCGGTGGATTAGTCTTTATTGCCAGTTATGCGTTAATTTTGATTATTCCTTTATTAGGGTTGGGTTTAATCAAAATTCTCCAAAGGTGGGTTTTAAATCCCCGCCTTCAAGCCAAAAAGAGAATCCAAAAAGTGCGTTGTATTAATTGCAACTTCCAACTTCGTATGAGCGATGAATTCTGCCCATCTTGCAGTTTCAATCAGTATATAGATTGCTCAAATTGTCATCATAAAACGTACAAATTTACGAATTTCTGTAGTAGTTGCGGTCATAAAATAGAATAG
- the hisC gene encoding histidinol-phosphate transaminase, with amino-acid sequence MSYFRPAIDAMTGYVPGEQPKPGIKIIKLNTNENPYPPSPKTIEVLRNLDSELLRRYPDPFAIGFCQAVSDVLGVPADWVIVSNGSDELLNVLVRSCAEGGDRKVVYPMPTYVLYRTLSAMQPAEIVEVPYAANFQLPIEKLIAANGAITFIASPNSPSGHAVPLDDLRELLQKVSGIVVIDEAYVDFAEFSALPLVQEFENAIVLRTLSKGYSLAGLRMGFGVANPKLLSGLFKVKDSYNIDALAIAVGTAAMRDQSYKNACADKVKKSRTQLTVNLKNLGFTVLDSHGNFVLATPPEGNAESLYLELKERGILVRYFKQPGLENKLRITVGTDEQNQTLMQALS; translated from the coding sequence ATGAGCTACTTCCGTCCCGCAATTGATGCCATGACTGGCTACGTTCCAGGCGAACAGCCCAAGCCAGGAATAAAAATTATTAAACTGAACACCAATGAGAATCCCTATCCACCTTCTCCAAAAACGATAGAGGTGTTGCGAAATTTGGATAGCGAGTTGCTACGACGCTATCCCGACCCGTTTGCGATCGGGTTTTGTCAGGCAGTAAGTGATGTGTTGGGAGTACCCGCTGACTGGGTGATTGTTAGCAATGGCAGCGATGAATTGCTAAATGTCCTAGTTCGATCGTGCGCGGAGGGAGGCGATCGCAAAGTTGTGTATCCCATGCCAACCTATGTGCTGTATCGCACTCTATCAGCTATGCAGCCTGCGGAAATAGTTGAGGTTCCTTATGCTGCTAACTTTCAATTACCAATCGAAAAACTCATTGCGGCAAATGGCGCAATTACGTTCATTGCTTCTCCCAATAGCCCTTCCGGTCACGCAGTCCCTTTGGACGATCTGCGGGAATTGCTACAGAAAGTATCGGGAATTGTGGTAATCGATGAGGCTTATGTTGACTTTGCTGAGTTTTCAGCCCTACCTCTAGTGCAAGAGTTCGAGAATGCGATCGTATTGCGTACCTTATCAAAAGGGTATTCGTTAGCAGGCTTGCGAATGGGCTTTGGAGTGGCAAATCCAAAACTACTCTCTGGATTATTCAAGGTAAAAGACAGTTACAACATTGACGCTCTAGCCATAGCAGTTGGCACAGCAGCAATGAGAGATCAATCCTACAAGAATGCTTGTGCAGACAAAGTGAAAAAGTCTCGGACACAGCTTACAGTAAACTTAAAGAATTTAGGGTTTACGGTGCTTGATTCTCACGGTAACTTTGTTTTAGCGACTCCTCCAGAAGGAAATGCAGAGTCTCTTTACTTAGAATTGAAAGAACGGGGAATTTTGGTGCGATACTTCAAGCAACCTGGGTTAGAAAATAAGCTCCGAATTACAGTAGGCACGGACGAGCAAAACCAAACACTAATGCAGGCGTTAAGTTAA
- a CDS encoding aminotransferase class IV, whose product MIAIYWYKGDLIESQTLELGIDDPGLLYGATVFTTLRVYDRSLDSAGTNWARHCDRIRHSLEIFGWQMPDWERVRQGADLLKAHFPVLRIAIFPDGREWITGRLLPGDLCSSQQSGIVAWLAEAPEFRRSLAEHKTGNYLSAWLALREAQKYGAKEAILLDSSGNWLETSTGNLWGWRDGRWWTPPSAAGILPGLMRDWLICKLRSQNEIVEEEPWSVDLVAGFEAIAYSNSVVEVVPIHTILRSQSESPSYLFPLAPSPSHICFEKLRLSILGRLPFSEIG is encoded by the coding sequence GTGATTGCTATTTACTGGTATAAGGGTGATTTAATTGAATCTCAAACGCTGGAACTGGGGATAGACGATCCGGGGCTGCTGTACGGGGCGACTGTTTTCACGACGCTGCGGGTGTACGATCGCTCTTTGGATAGTGCCGGGACGAATTGGGCCAGACATTGCGATCGCATTCGTCATAGTTTGGAAATATTTGGCTGGCAAATGCCAGACTGGGAGAGAGTGCGACAAGGCGCAGATCTTTTGAAGGCGCACTTTCCAGTATTGAGAATTGCCATATTTCCCGATGGGCGGGAGTGGATTACAGGTAGATTATTACCAGGGGATTTGTGCTCTAGCCAACAGTCGGGCATAGTCGCTTGGTTAGCAGAAGCCCCCGAATTTCGGCGCAGTCTGGCCGAACACAAAACTGGTAATTATCTCTCAGCTTGGCTAGCATTGAGAGAAGCGCAAAAATACGGAGCTAAAGAAGCGATTTTGCTGGATTCATCTGGAAATTGGTTAGAAACGAGTACAGGCAACCTGTGGGGGTGGCGGGATGGCAGGTGGTGGACTCCGCCTTCAGCAGCGGGAATTTTACCAGGACTGATGCGAGATTGGCTAATCTGCAAGCTGAGAAGTCAGAATGAAATAGTGGAGGAGGAGCCTTGGAGTGTCGATCTGGTGGCAGGATTTGAGGCGATCGCTTACAGCAACAGCGTTGTAGAAGTTGTTCCCATCCATACCATACTCAGAAGCCAGTCAGAAAGCCCCTCTTACCTCTTCCCCCTAGCCCCTAGCCCCTCTCATATTTGCTTCGAGAAACTGCGACTTTCGATACTCGGTCGGTTGCCATTTTCTGAGATAGGTTAA
- the ftsH3 gene encoding ATP-dependent zinc metalloprotease FtsH3 has protein sequence MNKQWRNAGLYALLALVVVALATAFFDNKQPQRETWRYSEFLQKVESKQVGKVSISADRSMARVQAANGNRVIVNLPPDPDLFNFLTKNKVDISVSPPNDEALWVKTLSSLFLPILLLVGLFFLLRRAQNGPGSQAMNFGKSKARVQMEPQTQVTFGDVAGIDQAKLELNEVVDFLKNADRFTAIGAKIPKGVLLVGPPGTGKTLLARAVAGEAGVPFFSISGSEFVEMFVGVGASRVRDLFEQAKTNAPCIVFIDEIDAVGRQRGAGLGGGNDEREQTLNQLLTEMDGFEGNNGIIIIAATNRPDVLDAALLRPGRFDRQVVVDRPDFAGRLEILNVHSRGKTLAQDVDLEKIARRTPGFTGADLSNLLNEAAILAARRNLTEISMDEVNDAIDRVLAGPEKKDRVISEKRKAVVAYHEAGHAVVGALMPDFDPVQKISIIPRGQAGGITWFTPSEDRLDSGLVSRSYLQNRMAMLLGGRLAEEIVFGEEEVTTGASSDLQQVARVARQMVMRFGMSDRIGQVALGRQQGNMFLGRDIMAERDFSEETAATVDDEVRILVDQAYKRAKEVLTNNRSVLNQLAAMLIEKETVDAEELQELLANSDVRMATVA, from the coding sequence GTGAATAAACAATGGAGAAATGCAGGGCTGTACGCACTGTTAGCCCTCGTTGTGGTTGCATTGGCGACCGCATTTTTTGACAACAAGCAACCTCAGAGAGAAACGTGGCGTTACAGTGAGTTCCTCCAGAAAGTCGAAAGTAAACAGGTAGGGAAAGTCAGTATTAGTGCAGATCGGTCTATGGCCCGCGTGCAAGCCGCAAACGGCAACAGGGTGATAGTCAATCTTCCCCCCGATCCCGACCTGTTTAACTTTCTAACTAAAAACAAGGTTGACATTTCAGTTTCACCACCAAACGATGAAGCCTTATGGGTGAAGACTCTGAGCAGCTTGTTCTTACCCATCCTGCTTTTGGTGGGGCTGTTCTTTTTGCTGCGACGCGCCCAAAATGGACCGGGCTCTCAGGCGATGAACTTTGGTAAGTCGAAAGCCAGAGTGCAAATGGAGCCGCAAACGCAAGTAACTTTTGGGGATGTTGCTGGTATTGACCAAGCAAAGCTGGAACTCAACGAAGTTGTTGATTTCTTGAAAAATGCCGATCGCTTCACGGCTATTGGCGCAAAAATTCCCAAAGGCGTGCTGCTAGTTGGGCCTCCCGGAACGGGTAAAACGCTGCTGGCGCGTGCTGTAGCAGGGGAAGCGGGTGTTCCTTTCTTCTCGATCTCCGGTTCTGAGTTCGTGGAAATGTTTGTGGGTGTTGGTGCTTCCCGCGTCCGCGACTTGTTTGAACAAGCCAAAACAAATGCGCCCTGCATCGTCTTCATTGATGAAATTGATGCTGTCGGTCGTCAACGGGGTGCTGGTTTAGGCGGCGGTAACGATGAGCGCGAACAAACCCTCAACCAGTTGCTGACTGAAATGGACGGTTTTGAGGGCAATAACGGCATTATTATTATTGCGGCAACCAACCGCCCAGACGTGCTGGATGCGGCACTGCTGCGTCCAGGTCGTTTCGATCGCCAAGTAGTTGTGGATCGACCTGATTTTGCTGGGCGTCTGGAAATTCTCAATGTCCACTCCCGTGGTAAGACTTTAGCTCAGGATGTGGATTTGGAGAAGATTGCGCGTCGGACTCCTGGTTTTACTGGGGCAGATTTGTCTAATTTGCTCAATGAAGCGGCTATTTTGGCGGCGCGTCGCAATTTGACGGAAATCTCGATGGATGAAGTCAATGATGCGATCGATCGCGTGCTGGCTGGCCCAGAGAAGAAAGACCGGGTAATTAGCGAGAAGCGCAAGGCTGTGGTAGCTTATCACGAAGCTGGACACGCCGTTGTCGGTGCGTTAATGCCAGATTTTGACCCGGTGCAGAAGATTAGCATTATTCCTCGCGGTCAAGCGGGCGGGATCACTTGGTTTACGCCGAGCGAAGATCGGTTGGATTCTGGTCTTGTGAGTCGTTCTTATCTGCAAAATCGGATGGCGATGCTGCTAGGCGGTCGTCTTGCTGAGGAGATTGTCTTCGGTGAGGAAGAGGTGACGACTGGTGCTTCTAGTGACTTGCAGCAAGTGGCGCGTGTGGCGCGTCAGATGGTGATGCGGTTTGGGATGAGCGATCGCATCGGACAAGTTGCCCTGGGTCGTCAGCAAGGTAATATGTTCTTGGGTCGCGATATTATGGCAGAGCGCGATTTCTCGGAAGAAACTGCTGCTACAGTTGATGATGAAGTCCGCATTTTGGTAGACCAAGCTTACAAGCGGGCGAAAGAAGTCTTGACAAATAACCGTAGTGTACTTAATCAGTTGGCAGCAATGTTGATTGAGAAGGAAACTGTGGACGCTGAGGAACTGCAAGAGTTATTGGCGAATAGCGATGTGCGGATGGCGACAGTAGCCTAA
- a CDS encoding WD40 repeat domain-containing protein, with the protein MQKLGKREIKLPLRIAAAMLLLLGEWFGSSVCQLGVNSVSASDVTSPSSSVLKSVPPIISQSSTTSRSPLENLSLAKTLTDNSNWITSVAISPDGQNVVSGSVDNTIKIWNLATGELLRTLIGHSARVTSVAISSDGKTIVSGSYDNTIKIWNLATGQLLRSFRKNVGDVYSVAISSDGKTIVSGSSEGLIEVWNFQGQLNLALAGLSSWVSAVAISADGNTIVGSSGDNTIKIWNLHTGQIQKTLTDSNSVLDVAISPNGQTIVSGNYGNKIKVWNISTGDLIRTLTGHSDSVYSVAISPDGKTIVSGSNDGAIKVWNLSTGELLSTLTGHLNRVESIAISSDGQTLVSGSWDKTIKIWRVSR; encoded by the coding sequence ATGCAAAAATTGGGTAAACGGGAAATCAAATTACCTTTAAGAATAGCGGCAGCTATGTTGTTGCTTTTAGGGGAATGGTTTGGGTCTTCGGTTTGTCAATTAGGTGTAAATTCTGTGAGTGCAAGTGATGTTACTTCGCCTAGTTCGAGTGTTTTGAAAAGTGTTCCGCCTATTATTTCGCAGAGTTCTACTACGAGTAGAAGTCCTTTAGAAAATCTTTCTTTAGCCAAAACCCTTACAGATAATTCCAACTGGATTACGTCTGTCGCTATCAGTCCAGATGGGCAGAATGTGGTGAGTGGTAGTGTTGACAATACGATAAAAATTTGGAATTTGGCTACAGGAGAACTGCTTCGTACCCTAATCGGTCATTCGGCGCGAGTTACCTCTGTTGCTATCAGTTCAGATGGGAAAACAATTGTCAGCGGCAGCTATGATAATACGATTAAGATCTGGAATTTAGCAACAGGCCAACTGCTTCGTAGTTTTAGAAAAAATGTAGGAGATGTCTATTCGGTTGCTATTAGTTCGGATGGGAAAACTATTGTCAGCGGTAGTTCGGAAGGGCTGATCGAAGTGTGGAATTTCCAAGGTCAACTGAATCTCGCTCTGGCGGGGCTTTCAAGCTGGGTAAGTGCTGTCGCCATTAGCGCAGATGGGAATACAATTGTTGGTAGTAGTGGTGACAATACAATCAAAATATGGAATCTACATACAGGTCAGATCCAGAAAACTTTAACTGATTCAAATTCGGTTCTTGATGTCGCTATCAGCCCGAATGGGCAGACAATTGTTAGTGGTAATTATGGGAATAAAATCAAAGTTTGGAATATTAGCACAGGGGATCTGATTCGCACTCTCACTGGTCATAGTGACTCAGTATATTCTGTTGCTATTAGCCCAGATGGGAAAACAATTGTGAGTGGAAGTAATGATGGGGCTATTAAAGTGTGGAATCTCAGTACGGGTGAGTTACTTAGCACCCTCACTGGCCATTTAAATCGGGTTGAATCTATCGCCATCAGTTCAGATGGACAGACTTTGGTTAGCGGTAGTTGGGACAAAACGATCAAAATTTGGCGGGTGTCGCGTTGA
- a CDS encoding Uma2 family endonuclease: MFVAISQLGLVTNRALLSNVTWETLENLDVELAGTGARLTYLDGCLEIMSPLSEAHEEPKNTLGQLLEIYMRMKNIRFYGRGSTTIGMKELGARKEPDESYCLGTRKSSTICVYLPSSAVKKYIPSFHLC; this comes from the coding sequence ATGTTTGTCGCAATTTCTCAACTAGGATTGGTTACAAATAGAGCCTTGCTGTCAAATGTAACATGGGAAACTCTGGAAAATTTGGATGTAGAGTTGGCAGGAACAGGCGCACGTTTAACTTATTTGGATGGGTGTCTAGAAATTATGTCTCCCTTATCTGAGGCTCATGAAGAACCTAAAAACACTTTAGGTCAGCTTTTAGAGATTTATATGCGGATGAAAAACATCCGCTTTTACGGACGGGGTAGTACGACGATTGGGATGAAGGAATTGGGCGCAAGGAAAGAACCAGATGAGTCTTATTGTTTGGGTACGCGCAAGTCATCTACGATCTGCGTTTATCTGCCTTCATCTGCGGTAAAAAAATATATCCCCAGCTTCCACCTATGCTAA